The region CATCAAAACATCTGCCAAAGCACTTATTCCTCTTCTATCTTCTTTGTCCTCAATAGCTGCTGCTCACACGACCAATATCAAAAAGTGCCGACTTTCATCTGGGCCCCAGACCTTGTCTTCTGCGACCACTAAGTTCCTGTACAAGAGACTCCGCAAGCACGACCGCGCGACCTCCTCCTATTTTCAGAAAAGAAAGCAGTGGAAGCGCACTCACCGCCGTGTTGCTGTCAGAATAATGACTTCTCCTGGCCAACCCGGCCTCCCTGCGGCCTATGAGCCTTTGTCAGATGAAGAGACGGTCAACCAGCCTATTTCAAGCAGCGCCAATTCTTCCAGGAGCACCTCGCCTTCGGATAGCAGCAGTAGTCGCCAGCAATCAGAGTCTGTCACCTCAGTGTCTAGCTTTGCGTCTTCGCAAAAGAGTACCGATGGCAAGTCTGAGGAGgtagaggagaaggaaagagtCAAAACCAAAGTCGAAATTAAGGTTGAGGCTGCCAGCATCAGCACTCAAGCCACCGAGCCAGCTGCCATCACTACCAGCGACACCAGAACCAACCCGGCCAAGAGGAAACATGAAGAGACTGGGGATGACCCGACGCCTCAGCCGAAGAAGGTTGTGAAGTCAATCAGGCTGGTTATTAAGAAACCTACTGTCGCTAtctcgccgccgccctccgCGATAGGCGCCGCCACCGAGGAGCCCCCTCTGATGTCTGGAACTTGGGCTagcccaccacctcccatgGCAACTCCTGTCGCTAAGCCTACCACCAAAATCATCCTCAAGCGGCCTTCTTCCAGCGTTGCCCCCCCAGTCATGACCCCAGCCGTTGGCAATAACGGGAATCACGGGGAAACGGCCAAGCAGAAGAAGTTGGATAAGGGGAAGCGCAAGCTCATCGAacaagaggatgatgatgacgaagagACCATTCCCGCCCCAAAGAAGGCCAGATACACCAAAAACACCTACCAGGGTCCAGACAAGCCCTTGCAAAAGATGGAGTATTTTGAGCGCCGTCGTCACGAAATGCTTGCTGATCCTCTTGGGTATGACGACCTCGTTCGGGACACGAATAAGCAGCCTGATGCCTACACCCGAAAAAAGTTCTTGCGATGGGAGAAACATTACCGACACCCCAAGCCTGAGAAGTTTGAGATGAGCGGTGCGCTCAATCCGCCAGACATGACTTCTGCACTTGCTGGCAcccccaagaagaaggggggagagagCCTCTCCAGGAATGCCCGGAAGCGCGCTCACAGGAAGAGAGCTGAGGAGGAAGCCAATGCTTTGCGTCGGGAGAAGTCACGGGAAAGGCCCACATCTGGCGGGGAGacagagggcgaggagaagctcactgggaagggaaaaggggTCGCCGGGATTGGGCAGGGCAAAGACGGCAGTATAGGTTATTacaagcaacaacaacagcgcATGAAGAGCACCGGTAGACAATACAATGGCGGTTCAGATTATTGATcatcttttatttttattttctccCACTGTGGGAGGAGCATCGTGGCTTGGAAGCTTTGGCCAAGGGCTGGTTCTTGGCTGGGGCCATGGGGAATCAATCCTTTTTATTCAGTTTACCCGCGTTCAATGTATCTTTGAACGACAGCACTGTCGATGTCGATGTCGATGTTGATTTCAACGATCACAACACCATCTTGTTAAGCTTATGCACTTGCTTACGTGTCTCCCCCCGTTTGTACTGTTTTCAGTTTGAGTTCGTCCATTTTGCTAACAGTATGGTCGGCCACGCGAGTTCGTAACAAGCCTCCGCCATGAGGGAGCCACCTCTCAAGCCGCTATCTGAGTTAAACCCTTTCTCTCCTGTCCCATGGTCGTGTGATAAGCTTTCCTCCTCTCACCACTAACCTCATCGAAAATTTGCAACGCAAGACATACAGTTAACAATATGGATCCGCGGTACGTGGCCCTCTTCATCTATCCCGACACGCGTGTGCCATCGATCGAGGGCCCAGACGGACTTGCGGTCACCATGACATATCCGTTCGGAATATCCTGTAAGTTCCAAGATCCCATATGCGAGAGGACGACTGACCATCTGCGGTAGTGGCGAATCCCCAGCTCGGGGGTCGATATGAGACCGAAGATGAAGAGACCTCCCCACAAGCCCAGGCCACGGAACGACAGGCTGTTTTCCCAACTGATGAGCTCGGTTCTCGAGGCCGGAAAAGAAGCTACACCCTCGCGCATCAAGACGATCAACAACCGGTTCCCATTCTCCCAGGACACTTGGAAGGTGTTCTCCACAACGAGGAGGAATACGCTCGGCTCACCAAGAGGGGGCGATACGAGTTTGCCAGGTCTGGAAAAGAGCCTCGCTTCGAGGATATTATGGCAAACTTGGATGATTTCATGGCAAGCTTAGAAGATCACTTGCCCGAGCCTCAGACCACTGAAAACAGATATACCCCAGCAATCTGTCCGTGTGGCGTCGAGTACTGACTGATCCCGGATTGGGAGAGGGATAAGAAAAACTGGATCTGTCGATGGGCTGCGTTGATCTaggatgatgacgggaaCGGGAGATATGATCACGATTGTTCGTTGGGACCTATATGGACGACATTCAAGCTCGATTTCTGGAAGTTGGTCTTACCAAGCGAATGATAGCCCCTTTCTTGGGGTGGAACCCATGGGACAAGTGCTGGCGGGCGGGGGGGACTCTATTCACTGAGTTTACTTATCACTGATTGATAACCCtatctcctccgccatcagACTCGCCACGGAGCCGTCTACCAGTTTTGTTCCCGCCAACTATACCGGCTTCGACGTTGAGTCGGTGTTCATGGAGAAGTTGCCCAGCATTGAGCAAGCGACTACTGCCACAATTTGCGACCCCGACATCCCGCTTCCCCCGGTCGAGCTTGAGGATGCAATCACCCCCAACTATATCTATCGAGAGCTGAAGAACTTGGTAGGTTCAAGACTGCGTAATACATATCATGATGAACTAACGGTGTTTACAGGTCCTGATCTCGCGGGGTTTATACCTTTGACTCCGTTCATTGGAGAAATGTTCGAAACCAGCTGCCCAAGAGGTGACGTCGCCGTTATCTGG is a window of Podospora pseudopauciseta strain CBS 411.78 chromosome 1, whole genome shotgun sequence DNA encoding:
- a CDS encoding hypothetical protein (EggNog:ENOG503PRN0) — its product is MKKLTMAHHTKRSHNNRLVVNGTAIDNHPSSTGVTDATLAQQTASFSHTLLARRTNSSCNKSKATTTNSYIKTSAKALIPLLSSLSSIAAAHTTNIKKCRLSSGPQTLSSATTKFLYKRLRKHDRATSSYFQKRKQWKRTHRRVAVRIMTSPGQPGLPAAYEPLSDEETVNQPISSSANSSRSTSPSDSSSSRQQSESVTSVSSFASSQKSTDGKSEEVEEKERVKTKVEIKVEAASISTQATEPAAITTSDTRTNPAKRKHEETGDDPTPQPKKVVKSIRLVIKKPTVAISPPPSAIGAATEEPPLMSGTWASPPPPMATPVAKPTTKIILKRPSSSVAPPVMTPAVGNNGNHGETAKQKKLDKGKRKLIEQEDDDDEETIPAPKKARYTKNTYQGPDKPLQKMEYFERRRHEMLADPLGYDDLVRDTNKQPDAYTRKKFLRWEKHYRHPKPEKFEMSGALNPPDMTSALAGTPKKKGGESLSRNARKRAHRKRAEEEANALRREKSRERPTSGGETEGEEKLTGKGKGVAGIGQGKDGSYYKQQQQRMKSTGRQYNGGSDY